The following coding sequences lie in one Flavobacterium sp. 20NA77.7 genomic window:
- a CDS encoding IS1 family transposase produces MEKNDTSCCRFSDSKICPCCSSNQIIKNGFTGNKKQQFICKSCKKRFIDFYTYKAYNHWVNKSIIQFTKEGLGIRSTARILKISTTTLLKRIITIAKNTHQPLISKGKTYEVDEMYTYIRSKRNYIWLVYALEKESKNIVSFNVGKRTNKTLRRVVETLILSEAKKICTDRLKNYKFLIDERMHSVKRFGTNHIERKNLTLRTALKRLNRKTICFSKSQAVLVSILKIYFWK; encoded by the coding sequence ATGGAAAAAAATGACACCTCGTGTTGCAGATTTAGTGATAGCAAAATTTGTCCTTGTTGTAGTTCAAATCAAATTATAAAAAATGGTTTTACTGGGAACAAGAAACAACAGTTTATTTGTAAATCATGCAAAAAGAGATTCATTGATTTTTATACTTATAAAGCCTATAATCATTGGGTAAACAAAAGCATAATTCAATTTACAAAAGAAGGCCTTGGAATAAGAAGCACGGCAAGAATTTTAAAAATATCAACTACAACTTTATTAAAGAGAATAATTACAATTGCTAAAAACACACATCAGCCCCTTATCAGTAAAGGAAAAACGTACGAAGTTGATGAAATGTACACTTACATTAGAAGTAAGCGAAATTATATATGGTTAGTCTATGCTCTGGAAAAAGAATCAAAAAATATAGTAAGTTTTAATGTTGGTAAGCGAACCAATAAAACTTTAAGACGTGTTGTGGAAACATTAATCCTTTCCGAAGCAAAAAAAATATGCACAGACAGATTAAAGAATTATAAATTTTTAATTGACGAGAGAATGCATTCGGTAAAGAGATTTGGTACAAATCATATTGAAAGGAAAAATCTAACGTTGAGAACTGCTCTTAAAAGATTAAATAGAAAAACAATTTGTTTTAGTAAAAGTCAGGCAGTTTTGGTTTCTATTCTGAAAATTTATTTTTGGAAATGA
- the aroC gene encoding chorismate synthase → MSNTIGTLFRLTTFGESHGVAYGGIIDGCPSGIKLDLDAIQNELDRRRPGQSKLVTARNEKDEVQFLSGIFEGITTGTPIGFLVPNTNFKSSDYTHLKDTYRPSHADYVYQQKYGIRDYNGGGRSSARETVNWVVAGAVAKQFISNINIKAYVSSVGNIELNKPYTSLDLTTIEANDVRCPDAATAQQMEELIREIKKQGDTVGGTITCIIQNVPVGLGEPVFNKLQADLGKAMLSINAVKGFEYGSGFQAATLKGSQHNDLFNEDGTTQTNFSGGIQGGISNGMDIYFKVAFKPVATLLQEQEVLTSDGKLEMQQGKGRHDACVVPRAVPIVEALAALVLADNYLLKNINDKK, encoded by the coding sequence ATGTCAAATACAATTGGAACACTTTTTAGATTAACAACTTTTGGAGAATCACATGGTGTAGCCTATGGCGGAATTATAGACGGCTGTCCGTCAGGAATTAAATTAGACTTGGATGCTATTCAAAATGAGTTAGATAGAAGACGTCCAGGGCAGTCTAAATTAGTTACTGCACGAAATGAAAAAGATGAAGTGCAATTTTTATCTGGGATTTTTGAAGGCATAACAACTGGTACTCCAATTGGTTTTTTGGTTCCAAATACTAATTTTAAATCAAGTGATTATACACATTTAAAAGACACCTATAGACCCAGTCATGCAGATTATGTGTACCAACAAAAATATGGCATTAGAGATTATAATGGAGGCGGAAGGAGTTCAGCACGAGAAACTGTGAATTGGGTGGTAGCAGGAGCCGTAGCAAAACAATTCATTTCAAACATCAACATAAAGGCATATGTTTCATCTGTAGGGAATATAGAACTCAATAAACCATATACTTCTTTAGATTTGACTACAATTGAAGCTAACGACGTGCGATGTCCAGATGCGGCTACAGCCCAGCAAATGGAAGAATTAATTAGAGAAATTAAAAAACAAGGCGATACAGTAGGAGGAACAATAACTTGTATCATTCAAAATGTACCTGTTGGACTAGGAGAACCTGTTTTTAACAAACTCCAAGCCGATTTAGGAAAAGCGATGTTGTCTATTAATGCGGTTAAAGGATTTGAGTATGGATCAGGATTTCAAGCTGCTACGCTTAAAGGAAGTCAACATAATGATTTGTTCAATGAAGACGGTACCACACAAACAAATTTTTCGGGAGGCATACAAGGAGGAATTTCTAATGGAATGGATATTTATTTTAAAGTTGCATTTAAGCCAGTAGCTACTTTATTGCAAGAACAAGAGGTGTTAACATCAGATGGAAAATTAGAAATGCAACAAGGAAAAGGCAGGCATGATGCATGCGTAGTTCCTAGAGCTGTTCCTATTGTTGAAGCTTTAGCTGCTTTAGTACTTGCAGACAATTATTTGTTAAAAAATATAAATGATAAAAAATAA
- a CDS encoding transposase gives MKEGYIIREQEKAHFVTTTVVDWIDVFSRKNYRDCIIECLDYCIKNKGMILYGYVIMSNHIHMIIQSNTAELSNLLRDFKKFSAKTILNKIQTEPESRREWMLERFKSATETHSRNKKLSILAIWKSCRRDLYRAFFVVEIRLYSHESSTCRNSFKY, from the coding sequence ATGAAAGAAGGATATATTATAAGAGAGCAAGAGAAAGCACATTTTGTAACAACTACTGTAGTAGATTGGATAGATGTTTTTTCAAGAAAGAATTATAGAGATTGTATAATTGAATGTTTGGATTATTGTATAAAAAACAAGGGAATGATTTTATATGGATATGTTATTATGAGTAATCATATTCACATGATAATACAATCTAATACTGCTGAACTTTCTAATTTATTGCGAGATTTTAAAAAATTTTCTGCTAAAACAATTTTAAACAAAATACAAACCGAACCTGAGAGTAGAAGAGAATGGATGTTAGAAAGGTTTAAATCAGCAACAGAAACTCATTCAAGAAATAAAAAATTATCAATTTTGGCAATATGGAAATCATGCAGAAGAGATTTATACAGAGCATTTTTTGTGGTCGAAATTAGATTATATTCACATGAATCCAGTACGTGCAGGAATAGTTTCAAATATTGA
- a CDS encoding glycoside hydrolase family 3 N-terminal domain-containing protein yields the protein MKRLYILFFLVLIQFVFSQTNKKIQPEPIWVDSIYNSLTFDEKVGQLFMVAAYSNKNETHAQDLEKLISQYKIGGLIFFQGGPVRQAKLTNRFQSQSKIPLLIGNDAEWGFSMRLDSTVKYPWNMTLGAVQDMKLIEKMGMQMAKQAKRLGVHFTFGPVVDINTNPSNPIIGNRSFGEDKENVTKRALAYMKGLQENGVFATAKHFPGHGDTETDSHHTLPVVKFDKARLDDVELYPYKELIKNGLASVMVAHLNVPSIEPREGYPTSLSYHVVTNILKNELKFEGLIFTDALNMKGASNFKQPGDVDLEAFLAGNDVMLFAENVPKAIEKFNQAYQANVFSEERLAHSVKKILTYKYRAGLHNYKAIDLVNLYSDLNDVSYDALNYQLFENAVTVLKNESKIIPIHKLEKEKIAYVKLGDGANDTFLTKLKEYASVTEITAFDLDTALLDLANYSKVIIGYHKPDGAWRKNELTFRELNWIDKISKENETILAFFTKPYSLLKFPNFHHTETVIQAYQNTDMVQTIVAEIIFGAKTAKGKLPVSIKDNFLVNEGIVINEIKRLGYNIPENVGMDSKKLAQIETLANYAITQKTTPGLQVLVARKGQIIYQKSFGYHTYDTIQKVKNTDIYDVASLTKVLATLPVFMKQYDKRRISFDTRLCEMLPRFENTNKANATVLDMLTHQARFQPWIPFYKATLDSLKRPDSLYYRTSYSEEFPTKVAWNLYLRKAYNDTILNLIAKSPLLPSKQYKYSDFSFILLKEYLEHALHKKLDVLADENFYSSLGATTMTYNPLQKFEVTRIAPTEIDTYFRYQTLQGYVHDMAAAMQGGVSGHAGLFSSAIDVAKMMQLYLQKGTYGDHDYFSEKTFNDFNTCYFCKDGNRRGVGFDKPQLGNEGPTCGCVSMTSFGHTGFTGTMAWADPEKEIVYVFLSNRTFPNADVNKLSKLSIREKIQQIIYESIIE from the coding sequence ATGAAACGCCTATATATTTTATTTTTTTTAGTATTAATTCAATTTGTTTTTTCACAAACTAACAAGAAAATACAACCAGAACCTATTTGGGTTGATAGCATATATAACTCACTAACATTTGATGAAAAAGTAGGACAATTATTTATGGTTGCTGCTTATTCAAACAAAAATGAAACCCATGCTCAAGACTTAGAAAAATTAATTAGTCAATATAAAATTGGTGGTTTAATTTTTTTTCAAGGTGGTCCAGTAAGACAAGCTAAATTAACCAATAGATTTCAATCTCAGTCAAAAATTCCTTTACTCATTGGCAATGATGCTGAATGGGGGTTTAGTATGCGTTTAGATTCTACTGTAAAATATCCATGGAACATGACACTTGGAGCTGTCCAAGATATGAAATTGATTGAAAAAATGGGAATGCAAATGGCTAAACAAGCGAAAAGGTTAGGCGTACATTTTACATTTGGCCCTGTAGTAGATATTAATACAAATCCTAGCAATCCAATTATAGGAAATCGTTCATTTGGTGAAGATAAAGAAAATGTTACCAAACGGGCACTCGCTTACATGAAAGGTTTACAAGAGAATGGTGTTTTTGCAACCGCCAAACATTTTCCAGGTCATGGCGATACCGAAACCGATTCGCACCATACCTTACCTGTAGTTAAATTTGATAAAGCCCGATTAGATGATGTTGAATTGTACCCCTATAAAGAACTCATTAAAAATGGTTTGGCTAGTGTAATGGTGGCGCACTTAAATGTGCCAAGTATAGAGCCGCGCGAAGGATATCCTACTTCTTTATCTTATCACGTGGTGACAAATATTCTTAAAAATGAACTAAAATTTGAAGGGCTTATTTTTACAGATGCACTAAATATGAAGGGCGCTAGTAATTTTAAGCAACCTGGCGATGTTGATTTAGAAGCCTTTCTGGCAGGAAATGATGTCATGTTGTTTGCTGAAAATGTACCCAAAGCCATAGAAAAATTTAATCAAGCGTATCAAGCAAATGTTTTTTCAGAAGAACGTTTAGCGCATTCGGTAAAAAAAATATTAACCTATAAATACAGAGCGGGCTTACATAATTATAAGGCTATTGATTTAGTAAACTTATATTCAGATTTAAATGATGTTTCCTATGACGCATTGAACTATCAATTATTTGAAAATGCAGTTACAGTATTAAAAAATGAATCAAAAATTATTCCTATTCATAAATTAGAAAAAGAGAAAATAGCTTATGTAAAATTAGGCGATGGTGCTAATGATACTTTTTTAACTAAATTAAAAGAATATGCTTCAGTTACAGAAATTACTGCCTTTGATTTAGATACAGCCTTATTAGATTTAGCAAATTATTCTAAAGTCATTATTGGCTATCACAAGCCAGATGGAGCATGGCGAAAAAATGAACTTACTTTTAGAGAACTCAACTGGATTGATAAAATTTCTAAGGAAAATGAAACTATTTTAGCTTTTTTTACTAAGCCGTATTCCTTATTAAAATTCCCAAATTTTCATCATACAGAAACAGTTATTCAGGCGTATCAAAATACAGATATGGTGCAAACCATAGTTGCCGAAATTATTTTTGGTGCCAAAACCGCTAAAGGTAAATTACCCGTTTCTATTAAAGATAATTTTTTAGTTAACGAAGGAATTGTAATTAATGAAATTAAAAGATTAGGCTATAATATCCCTGAAAATGTAGGCATGGATTCAAAAAAATTAGCCCAAATTGAAACCCTTGCTAATTATGCTATAACTCAGAAAACAACGCCAGGTTTACAGGTACTTGTCGCTAGAAAAGGACAAATAATTTATCAAAAATCATTTGGTTACCATACGTATGATACAATTCAAAAGGTTAAAAATACGGATATATATGATGTTGCGTCATTAACAAAAGTATTAGCTACATTACCTGTATTCATGAAACAATATGATAAAAGAAGAATAAGTTTTGATACTCGTTTATGTGAAATGTTACCTCGGTTTGAAAATACAAATAAAGCAAATGCAACTGTTTTAGATATGCTAACTCATCAAGCTAGATTTCAACCTTGGATTCCTTTTTATAAAGCAACATTAGATTCTTTAAAAAGACCTGATTCATTATATTATAGAACAAGTTATTCTGAAGAATTTCCGACGAAAGTGGCGTGGAATTTATATTTAAGAAAAGCGTATAATGATACGATACTTAATTTAATTGCGAAATCACCCTTATTGCCTTCAAAACAATATAAATACAGTGATTTTTCATTTATCCTTTTGAAAGAATATTTAGAACACGCATTACATAAAAAATTAGATGTGCTTGCAGATGAAAATTTTTATTCTTCATTAGGTGCTACCACCATGACATATAATCCTTTACAAAAATTTGAAGTTACACGAATTGCACCAACAGAAATTGACACCTATTTTAGATACCAAACCCTTCAAGGCTACGTTCATGATATGGCGGCAGCAATGCAAGGTGGGGTTAGTGGGCATGCAGGACTTTTTTCAAGTGCTATCGATGTAGCAAAAATGATGCAACTTTATTTACAGAAAGGAACCTATGGCGATCATGACTACTTTTCTGAAAAAACCTTTAATGATTTTAATACGTGCTACTTTTGTAAAGATGGTAATAGAAGAGGCGTAGGCTTTGATAAACCACAATTAGGTAACGAAGGTCCTACTTGCGGTTGTGTATCCATGACAAGTTTTGGGCATACAGGATTTACAGGAACTATGGCTTGGGCAGACCCAGAAAAAGAAATTGTGTATGTTTTTTTATCTAATAGAACATTTCCAAATGCAGATGTGAACAAGTTATCTAAATTAAGTATTAGAGAAAAAATTCAACAAATTATATACGAATCAATTATTGAATAA
- a CDS encoding T9SS type A sorting domain-containing protein — protein MKKTLLFTLLVATFVSAQTLQTEDFNTLTLGNVATSTAAGQGGWYLAASNGTAPTTSTNAAYTNAQIVTSGGSNALQVVGPNGDKGSRFIWKDGVNTAWAARTTGNNIIEIEADINPGALSTSQNLMGVYVYDSTYTKVLAGFAVNASTGELYLVCYSTSGTTTANYSWRLAAAPGIILPASQVSRIGVSYNKTTGQVRIKGPGIATTGLALTGAAIATDPFEVDVIAVAGGTTTAVNTAAATMVFDNITVKATAADSLLGINSFNVDPTYVSLFPNPTTGILHIDTANNAEVKSMQLVDVNGRVIKIVNGFTAQLDLTTLSNGVYMLTIETATAKETKKIIKN, from the coding sequence ATGAAAAAAACTTTACTTTTTACACTTTTAGTCGCAACTTTTGTATCGGCACAAACCTTGCAAACAGAAGATTTTAATACATTAACGCTTGGAAATGTTGCAACTTCAACAGCAGCTGGACAAGGTGGATGGTACTTAGCCGCTTCAAATGGAACAGCACCAACAACTTCAACAAATGCGGCCTACACAAATGCTCAAATTGTTACGTCTGGAGGGTCAAACGCGCTACAGGTTGTAGGGCCTAATGGAGATAAAGGTAGTCGTTTTATATGGAAAGACGGGGTTAATACTGCATGGGCTGCTAGAACCACAGGTAATAATATTATTGAAATTGAGGCAGATATCAACCCAGGAGCATTGAGTACATCGCAAAATTTAATGGGAGTTTATGTATATGATAGTACTTATACTAAAGTTTTAGCTGGATTTGCTGTTAATGCATCAACAGGAGAATTATATTTAGTTTGTTATTCTACTTCAGGAACAACTACAGCAAATTACAGTTGGAGACTTGCCGCAGCTCCAGGAATTATTTTACCTGCAAGTCAAGTGAGCAGAATAGGTGTATCTTATAATAAAACAACAGGTCAAGTACGTATCAAAGGACCAGGAATAGCAACAACTGGATTAGCATTAACGGGAGCTGCAATAGCTACTGACCCTTTTGAAGTTGATGTAATTGCAGTTGCAGGAGGAACTACCACTGCTGTAAATACAGCTGCAGCAACAATGGTATTTGACAATATAACTGTAAAAGCAACTGCTGCTGATAGCTTATTAGGAATAAATTCATTTAATGTAGACCCTACATATGTTTCTTTATTTCCAAACCCAACTACAGGTATTTTACATATAGATACAGCAAACAATGCTGAAGTAAAAAGCATGCAATTAGTAGATGTAAATGGACGTGTAATAAAAATCGTAAATGGCTTTACAGCTCAATTAGATTTAACAACACTTTCAAATGGCGTGTATATGTTAACTATAGAAACAGCTACTGCCAAAGAAACTAAAAAAATAATTAAGAATTAA
- a CDS encoding (Fe-S)-binding protein gives MSENIIVPTMVEMMAQGKHPDVLFWVGCSGSFDDRAKKITKAFVKLLNRAQVSFAVLGTEESCTGDPAKRAGNEFLFQMQALMNIEVMNAYEVKKIVTACPHCFNTLKNEYPELGGKYEVVHHTAFLKSLLDEGKLTIEGGQFKGKKITFHDPCYLGRANNIYEAPRELIQKLDAELVEMKRSRANGLCCGAGGAQMFKEPEKGTKDINIERTEDALATKAEIIAAGCPFCNTMLTDGVKHTHNEDKAQVYDIAELIANAQDL, from the coding sequence ATGTCTGAAAATATAATAGTACCTACTATGGTCGAAATGATGGCGCAAGGCAAACATCCAGACGTGTTGTTTTGGGTAGGATGTTCAGGTAGTTTTGATGATAGAGCTAAAAAAATCACTAAAGCTTTTGTAAAACTTTTAAATCGTGCTCAAGTTTCGTTTGCTGTTTTAGGCACCGAAGAAAGTTGTACAGGTGATCCTGCAAAAAGAGCTGGAAACGAATTTTTATTTCAAATGCAAGCGCTTATGAATATTGAAGTTATGAACGCTTATGAAGTAAAAAAAATAGTGACGGCTTGTCCGCATTGTTTCAATACTCTTAAAAATGAGTATCCAGAATTAGGTGGAAAATATGAAGTTGTACATCATACAGCATTTTTAAAATCGTTGTTAGATGAAGGAAAATTAACTATTGAAGGTGGACAATTTAAAGGTAAAAAAATTACTTTCCATGATCCTTGTTACTTAGGAAGAGCAAACAACATCTATGAAGCACCAAGAGAATTAATTCAAAAATTAGACGCAGAATTAGTTGAAATGAAACGTTCACGTGCTAATGGACTTTGTTGTGGAGCAGGTGGTGCTCAAATGTTTAAAGAACCTGAAAAAGGAACTAAAGACATCAATATAGAACGAACAGAAGATGCCTTAGCTACTAAAGCAGAAATAATTGCAGCGGGTTGTCCATTTTGTAATACGATGCTAACCGACGGAGTAAAGCATACTCACAACGAAGATAAAGCACAGGTTTATGATATTGCCGAATTAATTGCTAATGCACAAGATTTATAA
- a CDS encoding LNS2 domain-containing protein, whose product MKAEEIDGKLQALSINGEQLSPILPEGIKNYLIDIDGTICDDIPNEEPERMVTAGVYPDALVTLNKWYDEGHIIYFFTSRTEAHRAVTEAWLQNHGFKYHGMLMGKPRGGNYHWIDNHLVKATRYNGKFTDLVDKEVTIQVFDDEEHQG is encoded by the coding sequence ATGAAAGCAGAAGAAATCGATGGGAAATTGCAAGCCTTATCTATAAATGGAGAACAGTTAAGTCCAATTTTGCCTGAAGGAATAAAAAATTATTTAATTGATATTGATGGAACTATTTGTGATGATATTCCAAATGAAGAGCCAGAAAGAATGGTAACTGCAGGCGTTTATCCTGATGCATTAGTAACACTTAATAAATGGTATGATGAAGGACATATTATTTACTTTTTTACATCACGTACAGAAGCACACAGAGCAGTTACTGAAGCATGGTTGCAAAATCATGGGTTTAAATATCATGGTATGTTAATGGGAAAACCAAGAGGAGGTAATTACCATTGGATTGATAATCATTTAGTAAAAGCAACAAGATATAACGGAAAATTTACTGATTTAGTAGATAAAGAAGTTACCATTCAAGTTTTTGATGACGAAGAACATCAAGGATAA
- a CDS encoding ABC transporter ATPase codes for MYIPFEELPEDAKIWIYQSNRKLTDDEVESITSKCQDFIENWAAHGTSLAASFVIKYNRFIIFAVNQEVQQATGCSIDASVHFIQQLEQQFVIELLDKMNVTYRSGEHIAHKSLLDFKKMAKEKAVSEHTIVFNNLVNTKGEWEEFWEVPASESWHSRFF; via the coding sequence ATGTATATACCTTTTGAAGAATTACCCGAAGACGCAAAGATTTGGATTTATCAATCTAATAGAAAACTAACTGATGATGAAGTAGAAAGTATTACTTCTAAATGTCAAGATTTTATAGAAAATTGGGCTGCACACGGCACTTCTTTAGCGGCTTCTTTTGTAATTAAGTATAATAGATTCATAATCTTCGCTGTAAATCAAGAAGTTCAGCAAGCTACTGGATGTTCTATTGATGCCTCTGTTCATTTTATTCAACAGTTAGAGCAACAATTTGTCATAGAGCTATTAGATAAAATGAATGTAACATATAGAAGTGGCGAACATATAGCGCATAAATCATTACTAGATTTTAAAAAAATGGCAAAAGAAAAAGCCGTTTCCGAACATACGATTGTATTTAATAATTTGGTAAATACAAAAGGTGAATGGGAAGAATTTTGGGAAGTGCCAGCAAGTGAAAGTTGGCATAGTAGATTTTTCTAA
- the bshA gene encoding N-acetyl-alpha-D-glucosaminyl L-malate synthase BshA: MKIAIVCYPTFGGSGVVATELGLELAKKGHEIHFITYKQPVRLSLLNPSIHFHEVNVPNYPLFHYQPYELALSSKLVDMAKLHQIDVLHVHYAIPHAYAGYMAKKMLEEDGIFIPMITTLHGTDITLVGNHPFYKTAVTFSINQSDFVTSVSHSLKEDTYRLFDIKKDIHVIPNFIEIDENKHSDTSQVCQRSVLANSNERIITHISNFRKVKRIPDVIQTFYRIQKEIPSKLMMVGEGPEKIHAEKLCDELGISDKVIFFGNSNDIEQILKYSDLFLLPSETESFGLAALEAMAFKVPVISSNSGGIPEVNKEGVSGYLSNVGDIDEMSKNAIKILKDDAVLHQFKESAFQVAKKYDISTIMPLYEDLYNQAIQLTKSKK; the protein is encoded by the coding sequence ATGAAAATTGCAATTGTATGTTATCCCACGTTTGGTGGGAGTGGAGTAGTGGCAACTGAATTAGGTTTAGAGTTGGCAAAAAAAGGACATGAAATTCATTTCATTACCTATAAACAACCTGTACGTCTTTCTTTGCTGAATCCTAGCATACATTTTCATGAAGTAAATGTGCCCAATTACCCCCTTTTTCATTACCAACCTTATGAACTAGCTTTATCAAGTAAGCTGGTCGATATGGCAAAATTACATCAAATTGACGTTTTGCACGTACATTATGCTATTCCTCATGCCTATGCAGGGTATATGGCAAAAAAAATGCTAGAAGAAGATGGTATCTTTATTCCTATGATTACGACATTACATGGAACAGATATTACCTTAGTAGGCAATCATCCATTTTATAAAACAGCGGTTACATTTAGCATAAACCAATCAGACTTTGTTACTAGTGTATCTCATAGTTTAAAGGAGGATACATATCGTTTATTTGATATTAAAAAAGATATTCATGTTATTCCAAATTTTATAGAGATTGACGAAAATAAACATAGTGATACAAGTCAAGTTTGTCAACGTTCTGTTTTAGCAAATTCAAATGAACGTATTATAACGCATATATCTAATTTTAGAAAAGTTAAAAGAATTCCGGATGTAATTCAAACCTTTTATAGAATTCAAAAAGAAATCCCTTCTAAATTAATGATGGTAGGGGAAGGTCCAGAAAAAATACATGCCGAAAAATTATGTGATGAATTAGGTATTTCAGATAAAGTAATTTTCTTTGGAAATAGTAACGATATAGAACAAATTTTAAAATATTCAGATTTGTTTTTGTTGCCTTCTGAAACAGAAAGTTTTGGCCTTGCTGCTCTTGAAGCAATGGCGTTTAAAGTTCCTGTTATTTCAAGTAATTCAGGAGGTATTCCTGAAGTAAATAAAGAAGGCGTGTCGGGCTATTTAAGTAATGTAGGGGATATAGATGAAATGAGTAAAAATGCCATTAAGATTTTAAAAGATGATGCCGTTTTACATCAATTTAAAGAATCGGCATTTCAAGTAGCTAAAAAATATGATATTAGTACAATTATGCCTCTCTATGAAGATTTATACAACCAAGCTATTCAACTTACAAAATCTAAAAAATGA
- a CDS encoding DUF1801 domain-containing protein, producing the protein MTSNATTVEEYIASVPEERRPFIENIRKIIIENLPEGFEEGMSYGMIGYYVPHSIYPNGYHCNPKLPLPFITFASQKNSINFYHMALYMDKGLYDWFVAEYPTYSKQKLDMGKSCVRFKKLEEIPLELLGKLVKKVSVADWIAQYEKALKK; encoded by the coding sequence ATGACATCAAATGCAACTACAGTTGAAGAATATATAGCTTCTGTACCAGAAGAGAGACGTCCTTTTATTGAAAATATTAGAAAGATTATAATAGAAAATTTGCCTGAAGGTTTTGAAGAAGGAATGAGCTACGGAATGATAGGGTATTATGTGCCACATAGTATTTATCCTAATGGGTATCATTGTAATCCTAAATTACCGTTGCCATTTATAACATTTGCCTCACAAAAAAACAGCATTAATTTTTATCATATGGCTTTGTATATGGATAAAGGTTTGTATGATTGGTTTGTGGCTGAATATCCAACTTATTCCAAGCAAAAATTAGACATGGGGAAAAGTTGTGTACGTTTTAAAAAATTGGAAGAAATACCTCTTGAATTACTTGGTAAATTAGTAAAAAAAGTAAGTGTCGCTGATTGGATTGCTCAATACGAAAAAGCACTAAAAAAATAG
- a CDS encoding protease complex subunit PrcB family protein — MKPQFRILSVFLILFTYSCKTSLPVASTKESAQKNTEQLYSIVYKNQQGTIKTKQTRIITTNEAFTNLITELAIPVTDYETILNIDFKKHNLVAYFMGEKPSSGFDVKVENFFVTDTKIELTITEIIPAKGDLVANVLTAPYVFIVIPKGKEIVVK, encoded by the coding sequence ATGAAACCACAATTTAGAATATTAAGTGTTTTTTTAATTTTATTTACATATTCGTGTAAAACAAGTTTGCCTGTTGCTTCAACTAAAGAAAGCGCTCAAAAAAATACTGAACAGCTATATTCTATTGTATATAAAAATCAGCAAGGAACAATTAAAACAAAACAAACTCGAATTATTACTACAAACGAAGCTTTTACAAATCTCATTACAGAATTAGCTATACCTGTAACAGATTATGAAACAATATTAAATATAGATTTCAAAAAACATAATTTAGTTGCTTATTTTATGGGAGAAAAACCTTCAAGTGGTTTTGATGTTAAAGTTGAAAATTTTTTTGTTACAGATACTAAAATTGAATTAACAATAACAGAAATCATACCTGCTAAAGGCGATTTAGTAGCAAACGTATTAACAGCGCCGTATGTATTTATAGTCATCCCCAAAGGAAAAGAAATAGTAGTAAAATAA